The proteins below are encoded in one region of Methylobacillus flagellatus KT:
- a CDS encoding energy transducer TonB: protein MQDSDAMAAEGKATGKKAALAKRIGMVAAGLILLALIGYGIYNLMSSKPGPKKPPVTTIKIMPDTPPPPPPPPKEPPKEPPKEEPKEIKVEQPKPVEAPPEPQNLKMEGDAGDAPSAFGAGQVTNEYSGGDVGVKIGGGKNLAAYAWYTGKIKASIEAAIAEQKDLAKEQYKIVVELWLSKDGQVERIEMVNGSGDEKKDALLRQALSSVKRISDPPPEDMPQPVKLRITAKSLG from the coding sequence ATGCAGGACAGCGATGCGATGGCGGCGGAAGGCAAGGCAACAGGAAAGAAAGCAGCGCTAGCAAAGCGGATTGGCATGGTGGCAGCCGGGTTGATCCTGCTGGCATTGATCGGTTACGGCATTTACAACTTGATGTCGAGCAAGCCCGGCCCGAAAAAGCCGCCTGTGACCACGATCAAGATCATGCCTGATACGCCGCCTCCGCCACCCCCTCCGCCCAAGGAACCGCCGAAAGAGCCGCCCAAGGAGGAACCGAAGGAAATCAAGGTGGAGCAGCCCAAGCCAGTGGAAGCTCCGCCTGAGCCACAGAACCTCAAGATGGAGGGCGATGCAGGGGATGCGCCCAGCGCATTCGGTGCGGGCCAGGTGACCAATGAATATAGCGGCGGGGATGTGGGCGTCAAGATCGGCGGCGGCAAGAACCTCGCAGCCTATGCATGGTACACGGGCAAGATCAAGGCCAGCATCGAGGCCGCCATCGCCGAGCAGAAGGATTTGGCAAAAGAACAATACAAGATCGTGGTGGAGCTGTGGCTCTCCAAGGACGGGCAGGTGGAGAGGATTGAGATGGTGAATGGCAGCGGCGACGAGAAAAAGGATGCGTTGCTGCGCCAGGCATTGAGCTCGGTCAAGCGCATCTCTGATCCGCCACCGGAAGATATGCCGCAGCCGGTGAAGCTAAGGATTACCGCCAAGAGTTTGGGTTGA
- a CDS encoding ExbD/TolR family protein, giving the protein MADIKEDNQPYDEINITPMLDLAYVLLVIFIIMTTASVQGVKVEIPETKATGNLAKPDIRGITITGEGDVYLDAYPVDLGTLEQRLGEYKANNPELPVVLKGDAAAHYEKVSAVLEICKKLGITEVGLVTKKAEG; this is encoded by the coding sequence ATGGCGGATATCAAGGAAGACAACCAGCCGTATGACGAGATCAATATCACGCCGATGCTGGATCTCGCCTATGTGCTGCTGGTGATCTTCATCATCATGACGACGGCGTCGGTGCAGGGCGTTAAGGTGGAAATTCCGGAAACCAAGGCGACCGGCAATCTTGCCAAGCCTGACATTCGCGGCATCACCATTACCGGTGAGGGTGATGTCTATCTGGATGCCTATCCGGTGGACCTGGGAACGCTGGAGCAGCGCCTGGGCGAATACAAGGCCAACAACCCGGAGCTGCCAGTGGTGCTGAAGGGCGATGCCGCAGCACATTACGAAAAAGTCTCCGCGGTACTGGAAATATGCAAGAAGCTGGGGATCACGGAAGTGGGCCTGGTGACCAAGAAAGCGGAGGGTTGA
- a CDS encoding ExbD/TolR family protein, producing the protein MQVQDDSKPYDSINITPMLDLAYVLLVIFILMTTASVQGLTMNLPKPSNKPSTEQHEVKIVQVQEGGTMLMNGMGISLAELESQLNAAKARDPKFSVMIKGDARAPYAGIIAVVDLVTRLEIENVGLVTSRIGT; encoded by the coding sequence ATGCAGGTTCAAGACGACAGCAAGCCGTATGACTCAATCAACATCACGCCGATGCTGGATCTTGCCTATGTGCTGCTGGTGATTTTCATCCTCATGACGACGGCATCGGTGCAGGGGCTGACCATGAACCTGCCCAAGCCCTCCAACAAGCCGAGCACGGAGCAGCACGAGGTGAAGATCGTACAGGTGCAGGAGGGCGGCACCATGCTCATGAACGGCATGGGGATCAGCCTGGCTGAACTGGAAAGCCAGCTCAATGCGGCAAAAGCCCGCGACCCGAAATTCTCAGTGATGATCAAGGGCGATGCGCGTGCGCCCTATGCCGGCATCATCGCCGTGGTGGACCTGGTGACACGGCTGGAGATCGAAAACGTGGGCCTGGTGACTTCCAGGATAGGGACGTGA
- a CDS encoding DUF2341 domain-containing protein, whose product MLRKCGFLLGLLMVLPALAHAAWNDDWSSRAKVDVNPAGLQSAESQVPVVLRLHSGNFDFSSANLDGSDLRVIAADDKTELKFHIEKFDSINELAVIWVLLPKVDPAEKNAHIWLYSGNESAPSTADSQASFDDATTAVFHFAEKTFFQDAKSGLVATGDATVQKAALIGEAAVLNGSPLVVPATPALALSSAGGLSVSAWLKPTAVDGTVYQQGGVSLSIENGKLQFSNGSATIAGGELKPDTWQHVALTVGNGRASLYLDGVEVASGEAALADVSDNVQIGAGFQGELDELVLANVARSPAWIKLAANGQSMDSQLIKVHAADDDEAGEGSSSHFMVLFESLTVDAWVVIIILAIMFVISAAVMVAKARQVARNDKANQEFLQRFNQANNAQLLQLDQGNNKTDSTLARLYMAGLREIRKRYAADGSVSLSGASLDAIKAAIDADLIRENKKLNANIVLLTIAISGGPFLGLLGTVVGVMITFAEIAAAGDVNVNAIAPGIAAALMATVAGLAVAIPALFGYNYLSSRIKNINTDMQIFVDEYVTRVAELYGK is encoded by the coding sequence ATGTTGAGAAAGTGTGGTTTTCTGCTGGGCTTGCTGATGGTGTTGCCCGCATTGGCGCATGCGGCCTGGAATGACGACTGGAGCAGCCGCGCCAAGGTCGACGTGAATCCGGCAGGCCTGCAGTCTGCCGAAAGTCAGGTGCCGGTGGTGCTGCGCTTGCATTCCGGCAATTTCGATTTTTCTTCCGCCAATCTCGACGGTTCTGATTTGCGCGTGATCGCGGCAGATGACAAGACCGAGCTCAAGTTCCATATCGAGAAATTCGATTCCATCAATGAATTGGCCGTGATCTGGGTGTTGCTGCCCAAGGTCGACCCCGCCGAAAAGAATGCGCATATCTGGCTGTATTCCGGCAATGAGTCTGCGCCGTCGACCGCAGACAGCCAGGCCAGTTTCGATGACGCGACCACGGCAGTGTTCCACTTCGCAGAGAAAACCTTTTTCCAGGATGCCAAAAGCGGCCTGGTGGCAACGGGAGATGCGACAGTACAGAAAGCTGCCTTGATCGGCGAGGCGGCTGTGCTGAATGGATCGCCGCTGGTGGTGCCGGCGACCCCCGCACTGGCCTTGAGCAGCGCGGGCGGGTTGAGCGTGAGCGCCTGGCTCAAGCCGACGGCTGTGGACGGGACTGTATATCAGCAGGGCGGCGTGAGCTTGTCCATCGAGAACGGCAAGCTGCAGTTCAGCAACGGCAGCGCTACCATCGCAGGTGGCGAGCTCAAGCCCGATACATGGCAGCATGTGGCGCTGACAGTGGGCAACGGCAGGGCCAGCTTATATCTGGATGGGGTCGAGGTGGCCAGTGGCGAGGCGGCCCTGGCAGACGTCTCGGACAATGTGCAGATTGGCGCCGGATTCCAGGGTGAGCTGGATGAGCTGGTGCTGGCGAATGTGGCACGTAGCCCGGCATGGATCAAGCTGGCCGCCAATGGGCAAAGCATGGATAGTCAACTGATCAAGGTGCATGCCGCGGATGATGATGAGGCTGGTGAAGGCAGTAGCTCGCACTTCATGGTGTTGTTCGAGAGCCTCACCGTCGATGCCTGGGTGGTCATCATTATCCTGGCCATCATGTTTGTCATCAGTGCCGCAGTGATGGTGGCCAAGGCCAGGCAAGTTGCCCGCAACGACAAGGCTAATCAGGAGTTCCTGCAGCGTTTCAATCAGGCGAATAATGCGCAGCTGCTGCAACTTGATCAAGGGAACAATAAGACGGATTCGACCCTGGCCCGGCTCTACATGGCTGGCCTGCGTGAAATCCGCAAGCGTTATGCTGCAGATGGCTCGGTATCGTTGAGTGGCGCCTCGCTGGATGCGATCAAGGCGGCGATCGACGCCGACCTGATCCGCGAGAACAAGAAGCTCAATGCCAACATCGTGCTGCTGACCATTGCGATTTCCGGGGGACCTTTCCTTGGCCTGCTCGGGACTGTGGTCGGGGTGATGATCACCTTTGCCGAAATTGCCGCTGCGGGTGACGTCAACGTCAATGCGATCGCGCCTGGTATTGCCGCAGCGCTGATGGCGACGGTGGCTGGCCTGGCTGTCGCGATTCCTGCCCTGTTCGGTTACAACTACCTGTCCAGCCGCATCAAGAACATCAATACCGACATGCAGATTTTCGTGGATGAGTATGTCACCCGCGTTGCCGAGCTTTACGGGAAGTAA